A DNA window from Phragmites australis chromosome 11, lpPhrAust1.1, whole genome shotgun sequence contains the following coding sequences:
- the LOC133885679 gene encoding pheophytinase, chloroplastic translates to MAALAAHHQLLLSSSPAQRTRRCRSSTRLLVPPLAHGRSSSSSSAASRVLRRAAGGGGTGSAAPPAASPASSLSLEELRGGCTTWTWRGMRVNYLARGQGPPVLLVHGFGASVAHWRRNIGVLSESYTVYAIDLLGFGASDKPPGFAYTMETWAQLILDFLEEVVKRPTVLVGNSVGSLACVIAASESTRDAVRGLVLLNCAGGMNNKAIVDDWRIKLLLPLLWLVDFLLNQRPIASALFERVKDRNNLKDILLSVYGNKEAVDDELVEIIRGPADTEGALDAFVSTVTGPPGPSPIALMPRLAGVPVLVLWGDRDPFTPIDGPVGRFFSALPSELPNVTLHMLEGVGHCPHDDRPDLVHDRLLPWLQGLPPPAAEAAGGAV, encoded by the exons ATGGCAGCACTTGCCGCCCACCACCAgctcctcctctcttcctcccccgCACAAAGGACTCGCCGCTGCCGCTCCTCCACGCGCCTCCTCGTCCCGCCACTTGCCCATGGCCGTTCCAGTTCCAGCTCCAGCGCCGCCAGCCGCGTCCTCAGGCGcgccgcgggcggcggcggcaccggcAGCGCGGCCCCGCCCGCTGCGTCACCGGCGTCGTCGTTGTCCCTGGAGGAGCTGCGCGGGGGCTGCACCACCTGGACGTGGCGAGGGATGCGCGTGAACTACCTCGCCAGGGGGCAGGGCCCGCCCGTGCTGCTCGTCCACGGCTTCGGCGCCTCCGTCGCGCACTGGCGCAG GAACATCGGGGTGCTGTCTGAATCCTACACTGTCTACGCTATTGATTTGCTCGGGTTTGGCGCCTCCGACAAACCTCCTGGTTTTGCTTACACAATGGAGACGTGGGCTCAG TTGATACTGGATTTCTTGGAGGAAGTCGTCAAGAGGCCAACGGTGCTCGTCGGCAACTCGGTTGGAAGCCTTGCGTGCGTCATTGCTGCGTCAG AGTCCACAAGAGATGCCGTCCGGGGGCTTGTTCTGCTCAATTGCGCGGGCGGCATGAACAACAAGGCGATCGTCGATGACTGGAGGATCAAGTTGCTCTTGCCTCTGCTCTGGCTGGTCGATTTCCTTCTGAATCAACGGCCAATAGCATCAGCACTCTTCGAGCGCGTGAAAGACAG GAACAATCTGAAGGACATCTTACTCTCTGTCTACGGAAACAAAGAGGCAGTGGATGATGAATTAGTCGAG ATCATAAGAGGACCGGCTGACACCGAGGGTGCCCTGGACGCGTTCGTGTCGACGGTGACCGGCCCGCCGGGCCCGAGCCCGATAGCGCTGATGCCGAGGCTGGCCGGCGTGCCCGTGCTGGTGCTGTGGGGGGACCGGGACCCGTTCACCCCGATCGACGGGCCCGTGGGGAGGTTCTTCTCGGCGCTGCCCTCCGAGCTCCCCAACGTGACGCTCCACATGCTGGAGGGCGTCGGGCACTGCCCGCACGACGACCGGCCGGACCTCGTCCACGACAGGCTGCTCCCGTGGCTGCAGGGCCTCCCGCCCCCCGCGGCCGAGGCTGCCGGCGGTGCGGTGTAA